Proteins encoded together in one Thermophilibacter immobilis window:
- the ftsE gene encoding cell division ATP-binding protein FtsE, whose amino-acid sequence MASHFRSAEQQGSDGAEQPEAVVPEAAPQAEIADSNDSSASQSDPLEEVHVVTAAEPADPAEQPGFTSVFAPLADEDGPAVSRTGTPTVSFRNVTLIYPAQPNKPALDEVGLDIYPGEFVFIVGHSGSGKSSLLRLVTRELRATSGQVMVAGQDLTKMKNKKVPYLRRQIGTVYQDFKLLPDKTVYENVAFALECIGKPRSIIKAQVPEVLRLVGLGERMEHFPDQLSGGEQQRVSVARAMVNRPPLLVCDEPTGNLDPAISLGIMKLLDRINRAGTTVVMATHDREMVDSMRKRVIALEAGRVVRDQEKGGYGYYGAL is encoded by the coding sequence GTGGCCAGTCACTTTCGCAGCGCTGAGCAACAGGGGTCGGACGGCGCCGAACAGCCCGAGGCTGTAGTGCCCGAAGCGGCTCCGCAGGCAGAGATCGCCGATTCCAACGACTCGAGCGCCTCGCAGAGCGACCCTCTCGAGGAGGTCCATGTCGTCACCGCTGCCGAGCCGGCAGATCCTGCCGAGCAGCCGGGCTTTACCAGTGTGTTCGCGCCCCTTGCGGACGAGGACGGACCGGCTGTTTCGCGTACCGGCACCCCCACCGTATCATTCAGGAACGTAACCCTTATCTATCCGGCCCAGCCCAACAAGCCTGCCCTCGATGAGGTGGGCCTGGACATCTACCCGGGCGAGTTCGTCTTTATCGTCGGGCACTCGGGCTCGGGCAAGTCGTCTCTGCTCCGTCTGGTCACGCGCGAGCTGCGCGCTACCTCCGGTCAGGTCATGGTGGCCGGCCAGGACCTCACCAAGATGAAGAACAAGAAGGTCCCGTATCTGCGACGCCAGATTGGCACCGTCTACCAGGACTTTAAGCTCCTGCCCGACAAGACGGTCTACGAGAACGTTGCCTTCGCCCTTGAGTGCATCGGCAAGCCTCGCTCCATCATTAAGGCCCAGGTTCCCGAGGTGCTCAGGCTCGTGGGCCTGGGCGAGCGCATGGAGCACTTTCCCGACCAGCTCTCGGGCGGCGAGCAGCAGCGCGTCTCCGTCGCGCGCGCCATGGTCAACCGCCCGCCGCTTCTGGTCTGCGACGAGCCTACGGGCAACCTGGATCCGGCCATCTCGCTGGGCATCATGAAGCTGCTCGACCGCATCAACCGTGCCGGCACAACCGTCGTCATGGCCACGCACGACCGCGAGATGGTCGACTCCATGCGCAAGCGCGTCATCGCGCTCGAGGCTGGTCGCGTGGTGCGTGACCAGGAGAAGGGAGGCTATGGCTACTATGGTGCCCTCTAA
- the ftsX gene encoding permease-like cell division protein FtsX has product MATMVPSNFGYSLRECGHHFRRNWTTVLGAVVTIFLSLFIIGLFVIASAMINNMVGSVEDRVTIQAFLSDDADQATVNSFQEDIASWDNVESVTYKSKDEALEDYQTSMSNRNASDALAALDSENPLPASLVIKLTDPQQVESTAQKIAQSSTFQKICDQSDNPAGDVKYGQETVEKLFSVTNYLRIGAIVLVALLTFVAFVFINNTIRLAITARRREIGIMRLVGASNGFIRGPFIMEGTLEAVIGALLAIVVLFVGVNALLPALSSSMAFLAFDVSSMTLYATFGLLLLLGVLIGFFGSAIAMRRYLKV; this is encoded by the coding sequence ATGGCTACTATGGTGCCCTCTAACTTTGGCTACTCGCTGCGCGAGTGCGGCCATCACTTTCGCCGCAACTGGACAACGGTGCTCGGCGCCGTCGTCACCATCTTCCTCTCGCTCTTCATCATCGGGCTGTTCGTGATTGCGTCGGCCATGATCAACAACATGGTCGGCAGCGTGGAGGATCGCGTCACTATCCAGGCATTTCTCTCCGATGATGCCGACCAGGCGACGGTCAACTCCTTCCAGGAGGATATCGCCAGCTGGGACAACGTGGAGTCCGTGACCTACAAGTCCAAGGACGAGGCGCTCGAGGACTATCAGACCTCGATGTCCAATCGCAATGCCTCGGACGCCCTGGCCGCCCTGGACAGCGAGAACCCGCTGCCCGCCTCTCTTGTGATCAAGCTGACCGACCCCCAGCAGGTGGAGTCCACAGCCCAGAAAATCGCCCAGAGCAGCACGTTCCAGAAGATCTGCGACCAGTCCGACAACCCCGCCGGTGACGTCAAATACGGTCAAGAGACGGTCGAGAAGCTCTTCAGCGTGACCAACTACCTGCGCATCGGGGCAATCGTGCTCGTGGCCCTGCTGACCTTCGTGGCCTTTGTGTTCATCAACAACACGATTCGCCTGGCCATCACGGCGCGTCGTCGCGAGATTGGCATCATGCGCCTGGTGGGCGCCTCCAACGGGTTCATCCGGGGTCCGTTCATCATGGAGGGCACGCTCGAGGCCGTCATCGGCGCCCTGCTCGCAATCGTCGTTCTCTTTGTGGGCGTGAACGCACTTCTGCCCGCGCTCTCCAGCAGCATGGCGTTTCTGGCATTTGACGTCTCCAGCATGACCCTGTATGCCACCTTTGGCCTTTTGCTCTTGCTGGGCGTCCTCATCGGCTTCTTTGGTTCGGCAATCGCCATGAGGCGCTATCTGAAGGTATAG
- a CDS encoding ribonuclease R family protein, with product MARKKPHHGNRRRGSGRRAPAQRQTLEGTLVLTRAGVGHVETPEGSFDLAHRGQREAMNADVVQIVLVEGRGSPRAVVRSVVKRATSTFLGRFSHAGPLGAVTPLDARLGHDFFVVPEDASPQRLGAGEDDVVVARITEYPTRQSAAVVTLERRVGSSDELDLDVEAVMASFGLAGDFPASALDQAEGIEVCPGEALASDPRRRDLRDLLCVTVDPADARDFDDAVSARRLPRGGFEVGVHIADVSRYVEADSPIDNEAKRRTCSAYLVDRVVPMLPERLCNDVCSLVPESDRLAMSVLMRLGSLGEVERSHVVASVICSSARLDYDTVDALLEGHVSEGDLPCEGSCAHEVAEMLSILDEVRDLREQVRRRRGALDFDTVESRVTLDAKGVPTGVSVRRRTRGTGLVEEAMLVANECVARMLADAEAPAAYRVHERPLPEDLRACALPLRELGLLEGDAASGLLAGDPFAIQDVLARARGTEGAYLASALLLRAQRRAVYLPVNEGHYALGASAYCHFTSPIRRYPDMLVHRALKALISGKLEGHAMRVQAAALPQLCGTCSERERAADAAARASQKIKMAELFSTQVRQGFAGRVSGCERYGLFVTLDESRAEGLLPVRALGTEWFSYDEERMTLTGEETGEVWGLGRRVVVEVAGTNKARGQIDFALSARPTPRPEQ from the coding sequence GTGGCGCGCAAGAAGCCGCACCATGGAAACCGTCGTCGCGGCTCAGGGCGCCGCGCGCCCGCCCAGCGTCAGACGCTCGAGGGAACACTCGTGCTCACGCGCGCGGGGGTGGGGCACGTCGAGACGCCCGAGGGCAGCTTCGACCTGGCACACCGTGGCCAGCGCGAGGCCATGAACGCAGACGTGGTCCAGATCGTGCTCGTGGAGGGTCGGGGTTCCCCGCGTGCCGTGGTCCGCTCCGTCGTGAAGCGGGCCACGAGCACCTTCCTGGGCCGATTCTCCCACGCAGGGCCTCTCGGCGCCGTCACCCCGCTCGACGCACGCCTGGGGCACGACTTCTTCGTAGTTCCCGAGGACGCGAGCCCGCAGCGCCTTGGGGCGGGGGAGGACGACGTCGTGGTCGCGCGGATCACGGAGTACCCCACGAGGCAAAGCGCGGCCGTGGTGACCCTGGAGCGCCGAGTGGGCTCCTCTGACGAGCTTGACCTTGACGTCGAGGCCGTGATGGCCTCCTTTGGCCTCGCGGGGGACTTTCCCGCCTCCGCGCTCGACCAGGCCGAGGGGATCGAGGTGTGCCCCGGCGAGGCTCTGGCCTCAGACCCGCGTCGTCGTGACCTGCGCGATCTTCTCTGCGTGACCGTTGACCCCGCCGACGCGCGCGACTTTGACGACGCCGTGAGCGCGCGTCGCCTGCCTCGGGGAGGCTTCGAGGTGGGCGTCCACATCGCGGACGTCTCCCGCTACGTGGAGGCGGACTCACCGATCGACAACGAGGCCAAGAGAAGGACCTGCTCGGCCTACCTGGTGGACCGCGTGGTTCCCATGCTTCCCGAGAGGCTTTGCAATGACGTGTGCTCGCTCGTCCCCGAATCCGATCGCCTGGCCATGAGCGTCCTTATGCGCCTGGGCTCATTGGGTGAAGTCGAGCGATCCCACGTTGTGGCCTCGGTGATCTGCTCGTCGGCGCGCCTTGACTACGATACTGTCGACGCCTTGCTTGAGGGGCATGTGTCAGAGGGCGACCTGCCCTGCGAGGGCTCCTGCGCCCACGAGGTGGCCGAGATGCTTTCTATCCTGGACGAGGTGCGGGACCTGCGTGAGCAGGTGCGCCGCAGGCGAGGGGCCCTGGACTTCGACACCGTGGAGTCCCGTGTAACGCTCGATGCCAAGGGCGTTCCAACGGGCGTCTCGGTGCGTCGTCGCACGCGGGGGACGGGCCTCGTCGAGGAGGCCATGCTCGTGGCCAACGAGTGCGTGGCTCGCATGCTCGCGGACGCCGAGGCCCCGGCCGCCTACCGCGTCCATGAGCGTCCCCTTCCCGAGGACCTGCGCGCCTGCGCTCTGCCCCTACGCGAGCTGGGACTGCTTGAGGGCGACGCCGCATCGGGCCTGCTCGCGGGTGACCCCTTTGCGATTCAGGACGTGCTTGCGCGCGCGCGTGGCACCGAGGGGGCCTACCTCGCGAGCGCCCTGCTCCTGCGTGCCCAGAGGCGCGCCGTCTACCTTCCCGTCAACGAGGGGCACTATGCGCTCGGGGCCTCGGCCTACTGCCACTTCACCTCCCCGATTCGTCGCTATCCCGACATGCTCGTGCACCGCGCGCTCAAGGCGCTCATCTCCGGCAAGCTCGAGGGGCACGCGATGCGGGTTCAGGCGGCCGCGCTTCCCCAGCTCTGCGGCACGTGCTCCGAGCGCGAGCGTGCCGCCGACGCCGCGGCGCGCGCCTCGCAGAAGATCAAGATGGCCGAGCTCTTCTCGACTCAGGTGAGACAGGGATTTGCGGGACGGGTCAGCGGCTGCGAGCGCTACGGGCTCTTCGTGACGCTCGACGAGTCCAGGGCCGAGGGGCTTCTCCCCGTCCGGGCTCTGGGGACCGAGTGGTTTTCCTATGATGAGGAGCGCATGACCCTCACCGGCGAGGAGACGGGCGAGGTCTGGGGCCTGGGCCGTCGCGTCGTGGTGGAGGTCGCGGGCACGAACAAGGCGCGAGGGCAGATTGACTTTGCGCTGAGCGCTCGACCGACACCGCGCCCTGAGCAATAA
- the smpB gene encoding SsrA-binding protein SmpB encodes MQPTKREKKTIARNRSARHEYFIDETFEAGLVLTGTEVRSLRERACQITDAFCLVRGHEIWLHGVHIHPYSNGGVWNVDPDRKRKLLMHRHQIDYLDGKLRQKGLALVPLELYFDDHNRVKLCLGLARGKKLYDKRADMARRDSDREVARAIKEMSR; translated from the coding sequence ATGCAGCCCACTAAGCGCGAGAAAAAGACCATCGCCCGGAACCGCTCCGCACGCCACGAGTACTTCATCGACGAGACCTTCGAAGCGGGCCTCGTGCTCACGGGCACCGAGGTCAGGAGCCTGCGCGAGCGCGCCTGCCAGATCACTGACGCCTTCTGCCTGGTCAGGGGCCATGAGATCTGGCTGCATGGCGTGCACATCCACCCGTACTCCAACGGGGGCGTGTGGAACGTCGACCCCGACCGCAAGCGCAAGCTCCTCATGCATCGTCATCAGATTGACTACCTCGACGGCAAACTGCGTCAGAAGGGTCTCGCGCTCGTGCCGCTCGAGCTCTACTTCGACGATCACAACCGCGTTAAACTGTGTCTGGGCCTCGCGCGAGGCAAGAAGCTCTACGACAAGCGCGCTGATATGGCGCGCCGCGACTCCGACCGAGAGGTTGCCCGCGCAATCAAGGAGATGAGCCGCTAG
- a CDS encoding flavin reductase family protein, giving the protein MDATALFKFSSGLYIVSANDGECVSACLINTGLQLTSKPLQVSVTVNKENYTAHVIQKAGHFSLAVVDETADMTFVGRFGFRTSETCDKFDGVAHATASTGDLYPTEHVCSYVACRVVKTFDVGTHLVFVGEMTDAGNLSSEPPMTYAYYHGTLKGKTPEKASSYVEV; this is encoded by the coding sequence ATGGACGCCACCGCACTGTTCAAGTTCTCGTCGGGTCTCTACATCGTGTCAGCCAACGACGGGGAGTGCGTCTCCGCCTGCCTGATCAACACGGGCCTGCAGCTCACGTCAAAGCCTCTTCAGGTCTCGGTGACGGTCAACAAGGAGAACTACACGGCGCACGTCATCCAGAAGGCCGGGCACTTCTCGCTTGCGGTCGTGGACGAGACGGCGGACATGACCTTCGTGGGACGCTTTGGCTTTAGGACCTCAGAGACGTGCGACAAGTTCGATGGCGTCGCGCATGCGACGGCCTCCACGGGAGACCTCTATCCCACCGAGCACGTCTGCTCCTACGTGGCCTGTCGCGTGGTCAAGACCTTTGACGTAGGTACTCACCTGGTATTCGTTGGGGAGATGACGGACGCGGGCAACCTCTCGTCCGAGCCTCCGATGACCTATGCGTACTATCACGGCACGCTCAAAGGCAAGACGCCCGAGAAGGCATCCTCCTACGTGGAGGTATAA
- a CDS encoding rubredoxin-like domain-containing protein, with translation MADEKKQYTFRCTVCGYEVTVDTPELPEDFVCPVCGVGPDMFELVED, from the coding sequence ATGGCTGACGAGAAGAAGCAGTACACGTTCCGTTGCACCGTCTGCGGCTATGAGGTTACCGTCGACACTCCCGAGCTGCCCGAGGACTTCGTGTGCCCGGTTTGCGGCGTCGGCCCTGACATGTTCGAGCTTGTCGAGGACTAA
- a CDS encoding YoaK family protein: protein MKRARQSSESLELAVFLALSGGLMDAYSYLGRGQVFANAQTGNMLLLGVSLAQGDLERCLRYALPVASFAAGIALAHNIKLLARLEHLHWRQLVLVIEALILVAVAFVPTDYNLLANSLTSLACGIQVQAFRKLHGRAFATTMCIGNLRSGTQELVTYAHTHERERLEAGLVYYFVIGCFVLGALVGSVLLAILDLRTILVSPALLSVAFALMFVDRERRCEQRRAAEGENRVE from the coding sequence ATGAAGCGTGCCAGGCAGTCGTCAGAATCCCTTGAGCTCGCGGTTTTTCTCGCCCTTTCGGGCGGTCTCATGGACGCCTATTCCTACTTGGGACGCGGCCAGGTCTTCGCCAACGCCCAGACGGGCAACATGCTGCTGCTCGGCGTGAGCCTTGCCCAGGGGGACCTGGAGCGCTGCCTGCGCTATGCGCTGCCCGTTGCCAGCTTTGCGGCGGGGATTGCCCTGGCGCACAACATTAAGCTGCTCGCACGCCTTGAGCACCTCCACTGGAGGCAGCTCGTGCTCGTGATCGAGGCGCTCATCCTGGTGGCCGTGGCCTTTGTCCCGACTGACTACAACCTTCTGGCCAACAGTCTCACCTCCTTGGCGTGCGGCATACAGGTCCAGGCGTTTCGCAAGCTGCACGGGCGCGCCTTTGCCACGACGATGTGCATCGGCAACCTGCGCAGCGGGACCCAGGAGCTCGTGACCTATGCGCACACCCATGAGCGCGAGCGGCTCGAGGCCGGCCTCGTCTACTACTTCGTGATTGGTTGCTTCGTGCTGGGGGCCTTGGTCGGCAGCGTCCTGCTCGCAATCCTGGACCTGCGTACGATCCTGGTGAGCCCGGCTCTGCTCTCGGTGGCGTTTGCGCTCATGTTCGTGGACCGCGAGAGACGTTGCGAACAGCGTCGCGCGGCAGAGGGCGAAAACCGGGTAGAATAG
- a CDS encoding patatin-like phospholipase family protein → MKDEKTDIPALVLEGGGFRGMFTAGVLDVLMERGLTGFSSMWGVSAGAISAANFRSGQIGRTMRDMLAFRDDRRFMSLWSFASTGNMAGADFMYDKVQNHLDPCDTDAFNASELPAYVVASDVTFGTAAYLPLFHFPEDVIKVRASASLPGVSTMVEIEGHRYLDGGTTDSIPFEVAMGLSGAREVEGHVPASRALVVLTQDRAYEKGPSTEALVLRSHRYDRYPYYLEALSTRGQRYNAQRARLWELERSGTCLVLAPEKPVEVRTNEHEGEPLLTLYLSGRRQAEARLAEIDAFLA, encoded by the coding sequence GTGAAAGACGAGAAGACCGACATCCCCGCTCTCGTGCTCGAGGGCGGCGGCTTCAGGGGAATGTTCACGGCTGGCGTGCTCGACGTGCTCATGGAGCGCGGCCTCACGGGCTTCTCGAGCATGTGGGGCGTCTCGGCCGGAGCAATCAGCGCTGCGAACTTCCGCTCCGGCCAGATTGGTCGCACGATGCGCGACATGCTGGCCTTCCGCGACGACCGACGCTTCATGTCGCTGTGGTCGTTTGCGTCGACGGGCAACATGGCCGGTGCGGACTTCATGTACGACAAGGTCCAGAATCATCTTGACCCCTGCGATACGGACGCCTTCAATGCGAGCGAGTTGCCCGCCTACGTGGTCGCTTCCGACGTCACCTTTGGCACGGCGGCCTATCTGCCCCTGTTCCACTTTCCCGAGGACGTCATCAAGGTCCGTGCCTCGGCATCGCTGCCGGGAGTCTCAACCATGGTCGAGATTGAGGGCCATCGCTACCTGGATGGCGGAACGACTGACTCCATCCCATTCGAGGTGGCGATGGGGCTTTCCGGCGCTCGCGAGGTAGAGGGCCACGTTCCGGCCTCCCGCGCGCTCGTGGTGCTCACGCAGGACCGTGCCTACGAGAAGGGACCCAGCACCGAGGCGCTGGTCCTTCGCTCGCATCGCTACGATCGTTACCCCTACTATCTTGAGGCGCTCTCCACGCGCGGCCAGCGCTACAACGCGCAGCGCGCGCGGCTCTGGGAGCTGGAGCGCTCCGGGACGTGCCTGGTGCTTGCTCCCGAGAAGCCCGTCGAGGTGCGCACCAACGAGCACGAGGGCGAGCCGCTGCTCACGCTCTATCTGTCGGGTCGGCGTCAGGCCGAGGCGCGTCTCGCCGAGATAGACGCGTTTCTCGCCTGA
- a CDS encoding ElyC/SanA/YdcF family protein — protein sequence MGPAETARNLNTLAAFTGMRDVASLDRCTLEAAGVPDGQVDVAILTGGTIPSGADVMAEAMQAHVARTYALVGGTGHTTATFRARARELWEPLDFSDDASEAEIFDAYLRTRHGLAADLLETRSTNSGENIAFLFKLLRARGLEPTSVLLIQDATLQRRLDATLRLQEPQVRVVNYAAYQTRLVVWGDATAFAPEPLGMWEPERYRTLLMGEMSRLIDTPGGYGPLGANFIAHVDVPDRACQAFERLRAAFPDSARDLTRTQA from the coding sequence ATGGGCCCTGCCGAGACCGCGCGTAACCTCAATACCCTCGCTGCCTTCACGGGCATGCGCGACGTTGCGTCGCTCGATCGCTGCACCCTGGAGGCGGCCGGGGTGCCCGATGGCCAGGTTGACGTGGCCATCCTCACGGGAGGCACCATCCCTTCCGGGGCAGACGTGATGGCAGAGGCCATGCAAGCGCACGTAGCACGCACCTATGCCCTGGTGGGTGGCACCGGTCACACGACCGCGACCTTTCGGGCGCGCGCCCGCGAGCTCTGGGAACCGTTGGACTTCTCCGATGACGCGAGCGAGGCGGAGATCTTCGATGCCTATCTGCGCACGCGCCACGGGCTCGCCGCTGACCTCCTGGAGACGCGCTCAACCAACTCGGGCGAGAACATCGCGTTCTTGTTCAAGCTGCTTCGGGCTCGTGGGCTCGAGCCCACGAGCGTCCTTCTCATCCAGGATGCGACGCTGCAGCGGCGCCTTGACGCGACCCTGCGCCTCCAGGAGCCTCAGGTGCGGGTGGTCAACTACGCCGCCTATCAGACGCGCCTCGTCGTGTGGGGCGACGCGACCGCCTTTGCGCCGGAGCCCCTGGGCATGTGGGAGCCCGAGCGCTATCGGACGCTCCTCATGGGCGAGATGTCCCGGCTCATCGACACCCCAGGGGGCTATGGTCCCCTCGGTGCGAACTTCATCGCTCACGTGGACGTGCCGGACAGGGCCTGTCAGGCGTTCGAGCGACTGCGGGCAGCGTTTCCCGACTCCGCGCGCGACCTCACGCGTACTCAAGCGTGA
- a CDS encoding GntR family transcriptional regulator — translation MDGTKIAASVTLDPLSGKPLYRQLSEGLAQLVLDGTLHPGDPLPTEETLCDALGVSRTTARKAYAELVDAGRVVRRPRRGSFVAEPKLPRSLDTVHNFSEEMLKLGMNPTSKVLGFSVTKPSAWVAERLGIGPQTNVFEICRLRLADGEPILLETAWIPCHFCPNLKEEQLTRSLYALITEATGRIAQGAHETYEAARLSRVDARQLGCAEGDPTFIIRRSTSDSGGETFECSRIVAPGDRNQYEVSLQRDGSTHAGIVPTRQG, via the coding sequence GTGGACGGCACAAAAATAGCCGCAAGCGTCACGCTTGACCCCCTGTCGGGCAAGCCGCTCTATCGTCAGCTCTCGGAGGGGCTTGCGCAGCTCGTCTTAGACGGAACGCTGCATCCCGGCGACCCCCTCCCCACCGAGGAGACCCTCTGCGACGCGCTGGGGGTCTCGCGCACCACGGCGCGCAAGGCCTACGCGGAGCTCGTCGACGCGGGCCGCGTGGTGCGCCGTCCCCGGAGGGGCTCGTTTGTCGCCGAGCCCAAGCTTCCCCGCAGTCTCGACACAGTCCACAACTTCTCGGAGGAGATGCTCAAACTCGGCATGAATCCCACCTCGAAGGTCCTGGGGTTCAGCGTCACCAAGCCGAGCGCCTGGGTCGCGGAGCGTCTGGGGATAGGCCCCCAGACGAACGTCTTCGAGATCTGCCGTCTGAGGCTTGCCGACGGCGAGCCCATCCTGCTCGAGACCGCCTGGATCCCCTGCCACTTCTGTCCCAACCTCAAGGAGGAGCAGCTCACACGCTCGCTCTACGCGCTCATCACCGAGGCGACCGGGCGGATCGCCCAAGGCGCGCACGAGACCTACGAGGCCGCGCGCCTCTCGCGAGTCGACGCGCGCCAGCTGGGCTGCGCCGAGGGGGACCCCACGTTCATCATCCGCCGCTCGACGTCGGACTCGGGAGGCGAGACGTTCGAGTGCTCGCGCATCGTGGCTCCCGGCGACCGCAACCAATATGAGGTGTCGCTGCAGCGCGACGGCTCCACGCACGCGGGCATCGTCCCCACCAGACAAGGCTGA